From a region of the Cyclopterus lumpus isolate fCycLum1 chromosome 5, fCycLum1.pri, whole genome shotgun sequence genome:
- the pfdn5 gene encoding prefoldin subunit 5, whose amino-acid sequence MAVNLTDLSLPQLEGLKTQLDQEIEFLTSSIGQLKVVQTKYVEAKDSMNVLNKNNKGKELLVPLTSSMYVPGTLNDVENVFVDVGTGYYVEKNVDDSKAFFKRKIDFLTKQIEKIQPALQEKHAMKQAVIEVMNVKIQHLQQNQQSSQVVGPTKA is encoded by the exons ATGGCGGTGAATCTCACAGACCTCTCCCTGCCTCAGTTAGAGGGCCTGAAAACTCAACTAGATCAG GAGATCGAGTTCTTGACGTCTTCAATAGGTCAGCTCAAAGTTGTCCAGACGAAATATGTTGAAGCAAAAGATAGTATGAACGTcctgaacaaaaacaacaaag GAAAAGAATTGCTCGTGCCACTTACCAGCTCT ATGTACGTCCCTGGAACATTGAATGATGTGGAAAATGTGTTCGTGGATGTGGGGACAGGATACTATGTTGAAAAG AATGTGGATGACTCGAAGGCTTTCTTCAAACGTAAAATAGACTTCCTCACAAAGCAGATAGAGAAAATTCAGCCAGCGCTTCAAGAAAAACACGCTATGAAACAAG CGGTGATTGAAGTAATGAACGTGAAGATCCAGCATCTCCAACAGAACCAGCAGTCATCCCAAGTGGTTGGACCGACCAAGGCTTAA
- the larp4ab gene encoding la-related protein 4 isoform X1, translating to MVTTKGAGLNPNAKVWQEIPAHQNDNPEETEDSPWILTYPPPAEITGDVPSTGGKGYDAEYPDSTADYASVPTEGIVNGTDHPDLGYLLFDPQCESALDADASEEQPMSEESLRASLKKRLEFCFSRENLSKDLYLISQMDSDQFVPIWTVACMEDIKALTTDATLILDVLRASPMVQVDETGEKVRPNHSRCIIILREVPETTPIEEVEALFKSENCPKVLSSEFAHNSNWYITFQSDMDAQQAYRYLREEVKTFQGKPIMARIKAINTFFGKNSFRSVDPTVYSQPAQPQAQYSSPVYMQQAYSPQQQYPVYPVVSSSWNPAVIPYFETPLAPFPHTSFMNGYNSPGNYEVNASSINTHRPISRNRNHVKGHPRPGDVPSSLPPGPLMDGLSGPSSPRPLPTSGMAIGTTSATASLSSFSLKDTSPQAPIPSGYLSGAARGRRGSYRGMRRKREDEHTTKPVPLMEAKVPPPPKFDLAASNFPPLPGSVVSILGETMSEMRLSDVVRGLKVTNKPVNQEVNETRQSSISEDAVSKPNAVTPVAKLAPVTPVTVAPPVLSVSPSVKDEDKAEPSVPKEEISTSPQAASPTASEMAPSVCNQSVSTEEPSSSPPSPTSDLGARKLSYAEVCQRLAKEPPPAQMQPPSPPASSASQPLQELKVNRVEEPRPNSRRTTEKPGDSCPPRHPLRSFRGANGQVRSGALKTREHPRGLNTGKPFSPHRGARRSGKEQNIPPRSPK from the exons ATG GTTACCACAAAGGGAGCAGGGCTGAACCCCAATGCTAAAGTGTGGCAGGAGATCCCTGCCCACCAGAATGACAACCCGGAGGAGACTGAAGATTCTCCTTGGATACTGACCTACCCTCCACCTGCTGAGATAACAGGCG ACGTTCCGTCTACAGGAGGAAAAGGATACGATGCTGAATACCCTGACAGCACTGCTGACTATGCCTCTGTACCCACGGAGGGCATTGTAAATGGCACAGACCACCCTGACTTGGGGTATTTACTGTTTGACCCTCAATGCGAATCAGCCTTAGATGCTGATGCTTCTGAAGAGCAACCAATGTCTGAGGAAAGCCTGAGAGCGTCTTTGAAGAAACGGCTCGAGTTCTGCTTTTCTAG AGAGAACCTATCTAAGGACCTGTACCTGATATCCCAGATGGACAGTGATCAGTTTGTTCCCATCTGGACTGTTGCTTGCATGGAGGACATCAAAGCCCTTACCACTGATGCAACCCTCATTCTGGATGTACTGCGAG CTTCGCCTATGGTGCAAGTTGATGAAACTGGAGAAAAGGTTCGGCCAAACCACAGTCGCTGCATCATCATTCTGAGAGAGGTGCCAGAGACTACACCAATTGAG gaagtggaggctCTTTTTAAGAGTGAAAACTGTCCAAAAGTGTTAAGTTCTGAGTTTGCACACAACAGTAACTGGTACATAACATTTCAGTCTGATATGGATGCACAACAG GCCTACAGATACCTACGAGAGGAAGTGAAAACATTCCAGGGAAAACCAATCATG GCCCGCATTAAGGCCATTAACACATTCTTTGGTAAGAACAGCTTCCGCAGTGTGGACCCAACTGTGTATAGTCAGCCTGCCCAACCACAGGCTCAATATAGTTCCCCAGTCTACATGCAGCAGGCGTACAGCCCTCAACAGCAGTACCCTGTATACCCTGTGGTGTCTTCCTCCTGGAACCCTGCGGTCATCCCTTACTTTGAAACACCACTG GCACCTTTTCCGCACACCAGTTTCATGAATGGTTACAACAGTCCTGGGAACTATGAAGTAAATGCAAGCTCCATCAACACCCATCGACCCATAAGCAGGAACCG AAACCATGTTAAGGGTCACCCAAGACCTGGAGACGTGCCTTCTTCTCTGCCTCCTGGGCCACTGATGGATGGCCTGTCTGGTCCCTCGAGTCCACGGCCCCTCCCGACATCTGGGATGGCGATTGGCACCACTTCAGCAACAGCCTCCTTGTCATCCTTCAGCCTTAAAGACACTTCTCCACAAGCCCCCATACCCAGTGGATATCTAAGTGGAGCTGCACGGGGCCG GAGAGGCAGCTACAGAGGcatgaggaggaaaagagaagatgaACATACCACG AAGCCTGTCCCTCTGATGGAGGCCAAGGTACCACCTCCACCAAAATTTGACCTGGCAGCTTCCAATTTTCCTCCTTTGCCGGGATCTGTGGTCAGTATCCTGGGAGAAACTATGTCAGAGATGCGCCTCTCTGATGTCGTGCGTGGCTTAAAGGTGACtaacaag CCTGTGAACCAAGAGGTTAACGAGACTCGACAATCAAGCATATCTGAAGATGCTGTAAGCAAACCAAATGCTGTGACCCCGGTTGCTAAACTTGCTCCTGTGACACCAGTCACAGTGGCACCACCAGTCTTAAG TGTTTCACCTTCGGTAAAGGATGAGGATAAAGCTGAACCGTCTGTTCCAAAAGAAGAGATCTCCACGTCCCCGCAGGCTGCCTCCCCAACAGCCTCTGAAATGGCTCCCTCTGTTTGCAACCAGTCTGTTTCTACTGAAGAGCCTTCCTCATCTCCCCCATCTCCAACATCGGATCTG GGGGCAAGAAAACTGAGCTATGCAGAGGTGTGCCAGCGGCTGGCCAAGGAACCGCCGCCAGCACAGATGcagcctccctcccctcctgcctcctcaGCTAGCCAACCCCTGCAAGAGCTCAAGGTCAACAGGGTTGAGGAGCCTCGGCCTAACTCCAGGCGCACTACAGAGAAACCCGGAGACAGCTGCCCACCTCGTCATCCATTACGCTCCTTCAGAGGGGCGAATGGCCAAGTCAGATCCGGAGCACTGAAGACTCGGGAGCATCCGAGAGGCCTGAATACTGGAAAACCATTTTCCCCCCACCGGGGAGCCAGACGCAGTGGCAAAGAACAGAACATTCCCCCTCGATCTCCAAAATAA
- the larp4ab gene encoding la-related protein 4 isoform X2: protein MVTTKGAGLNPNAKVWQEIPAHQNDNPEETEDSPWILTYPPPAEITGDVPSTGGKGYDAEYPDSTADYASVPTEGIVNGTDHPDLGYLLFDPQCESALDADASEEQPMSEESLRASLKKRLEFCFSRENLSKDLYLISQMDSDQFVPIWTVACMEDIKALTTDATLILDVLRASPMVQVDETGEKVRPNHSRCIIILREVPETTPIEEVEALFKSENCPKVLSSEFAHNSNWYITFQSDMDAQQAYRYLREEVKTFQGKPIMARIKAINTFFGKNSFRSVDPTVYSQPAQPQAQYSSPVYMQQAYSPQQQYPVYPVVSSSWNPAVIPYFETPLAPFPHTSFMNGYNSPGNYEVNASSINTHRPISRNRNHVKGHPRPGDVPSSLPPGPLMDGLSGPSSPRPLPTSGMAIGTTSATASLSSFSLKDTSPQAPIPSGYLSGAARGRRGSYRGMRRKREDEHTTKPVPLMEAKVPPPPKFDLAASNFPPLPGSVVSILGETMSEMRLSDVVRGLKPVNQEVNETRQSSISEDAVSKPNAVTPVAKLAPVTPVTVAPPVLSVSPSVKDEDKAEPSVPKEEISTSPQAASPTASEMAPSVCNQSVSTEEPSSSPPSPTSDLGARKLSYAEVCQRLAKEPPPAQMQPPSPPASSASQPLQELKVNRVEEPRPNSRRTTEKPGDSCPPRHPLRSFRGANGQVRSGALKTREHPRGLNTGKPFSPHRGARRSGKEQNIPPRSPK from the exons ATG GTTACCACAAAGGGAGCAGGGCTGAACCCCAATGCTAAAGTGTGGCAGGAGATCCCTGCCCACCAGAATGACAACCCGGAGGAGACTGAAGATTCTCCTTGGATACTGACCTACCCTCCACCTGCTGAGATAACAGGCG ACGTTCCGTCTACAGGAGGAAAAGGATACGATGCTGAATACCCTGACAGCACTGCTGACTATGCCTCTGTACCCACGGAGGGCATTGTAAATGGCACAGACCACCCTGACTTGGGGTATTTACTGTTTGACCCTCAATGCGAATCAGCCTTAGATGCTGATGCTTCTGAAGAGCAACCAATGTCTGAGGAAAGCCTGAGAGCGTCTTTGAAGAAACGGCTCGAGTTCTGCTTTTCTAG AGAGAACCTATCTAAGGACCTGTACCTGATATCCCAGATGGACAGTGATCAGTTTGTTCCCATCTGGACTGTTGCTTGCATGGAGGACATCAAAGCCCTTACCACTGATGCAACCCTCATTCTGGATGTACTGCGAG CTTCGCCTATGGTGCAAGTTGATGAAACTGGAGAAAAGGTTCGGCCAAACCACAGTCGCTGCATCATCATTCTGAGAGAGGTGCCAGAGACTACACCAATTGAG gaagtggaggctCTTTTTAAGAGTGAAAACTGTCCAAAAGTGTTAAGTTCTGAGTTTGCACACAACAGTAACTGGTACATAACATTTCAGTCTGATATGGATGCACAACAG GCCTACAGATACCTACGAGAGGAAGTGAAAACATTCCAGGGAAAACCAATCATG GCCCGCATTAAGGCCATTAACACATTCTTTGGTAAGAACAGCTTCCGCAGTGTGGACCCAACTGTGTATAGTCAGCCTGCCCAACCACAGGCTCAATATAGTTCCCCAGTCTACATGCAGCAGGCGTACAGCCCTCAACAGCAGTACCCTGTATACCCTGTGGTGTCTTCCTCCTGGAACCCTGCGGTCATCCCTTACTTTGAAACACCACTG GCACCTTTTCCGCACACCAGTTTCATGAATGGTTACAACAGTCCTGGGAACTATGAAGTAAATGCAAGCTCCATCAACACCCATCGACCCATAAGCAGGAACCG AAACCATGTTAAGGGTCACCCAAGACCTGGAGACGTGCCTTCTTCTCTGCCTCCTGGGCCACTGATGGATGGCCTGTCTGGTCCCTCGAGTCCACGGCCCCTCCCGACATCTGGGATGGCGATTGGCACCACTTCAGCAACAGCCTCCTTGTCATCCTTCAGCCTTAAAGACACTTCTCCACAAGCCCCCATACCCAGTGGATATCTAAGTGGAGCTGCACGGGGCCG GAGAGGCAGCTACAGAGGcatgaggaggaaaagagaagatgaACATACCACG AAGCCTGTCCCTCTGATGGAGGCCAAGGTACCACCTCCACCAAAATTTGACCTGGCAGCTTCCAATTTTCCTCCTTTGCCGGGATCTGTGGTCAGTATCCTGGGAGAAACTATGTCAGAGATGCGCCTCTCTGATGTCGTGCGTGGCTTAAAG CCTGTGAACCAAGAGGTTAACGAGACTCGACAATCAAGCATATCTGAAGATGCTGTAAGCAAACCAAATGCTGTGACCCCGGTTGCTAAACTTGCTCCTGTGACACCAGTCACAGTGGCACCACCAGTCTTAAG TGTTTCACCTTCGGTAAAGGATGAGGATAAAGCTGAACCGTCTGTTCCAAAAGAAGAGATCTCCACGTCCCCGCAGGCTGCCTCCCCAACAGCCTCTGAAATGGCTCCCTCTGTTTGCAACCAGTCTGTTTCTACTGAAGAGCCTTCCTCATCTCCCCCATCTCCAACATCGGATCTG GGGGCAAGAAAACTGAGCTATGCAGAGGTGTGCCAGCGGCTGGCCAAGGAACCGCCGCCAGCACAGATGcagcctccctcccctcctgcctcctcaGCTAGCCAACCCCTGCAAGAGCTCAAGGTCAACAGGGTTGAGGAGCCTCGGCCTAACTCCAGGCGCACTACAGAGAAACCCGGAGACAGCTGCCCACCTCGTCATCCATTACGCTCCTTCAGAGGGGCGAATGGCCAAGTCAGATCCGGAGCACTGAAGACTCGGGAGCATCCGAGAGGCCTGAATACTGGAAAACCATTTTCCCCCCACCGGGGAGCCAGACGCAGTGGCAAAGAACAGAACATTCCCCCTCGATCTCCAAAATAA